In Melioribacteraceae bacterium 4301-Me, a genomic segment contains:
- a CDS encoding nicotinate phosphoribosyltransferase, protein MNFFKDNIGLYLDYYELTMAQGYFLTGIGNRQANFDYFFRNNPFNSGYAIFAGLQDMLELISEFTYNNGAIDFLHKHGFKNEFLDYLKNFKFSGNIFSVPEGEIVFPNEPLIRVEGSIIETQLLESIILNVINFESLIATKARRLRYSAGKRKLADFGLRRAQGFAALFASKAAIIGGMDNTSNVYSAFIYDLIPTGTQAHSWIQSFGDELTAFRKFAELYPDNCVLLVDTYDTLKSGIPNAIKIAKEMEQNGHKLSAVRLDSGDLAYLSKKARKMLDEAELNYVKIIASNQLDEYLIKSLIEQGAPIDAFGVGTNLITGQKDAALDGVYKISTINNNPTIKLSEDVSKITLPGIKKIYRYFNGENKFYADCIALENETDIDVMLHPHDIYKKCKLKDLHYESLTAQVFKNGAPSINFKSVKEIAAYSEYRFSLLPDEHKRFEFPHIYKVGLSPNLKQLRDELITKMKGGV, encoded by the coding sequence ATGAATTTTTTTAAGGATAATATTGGACTTTATCTTGACTACTACGAACTGACAATGGCTCAAGGCTATTTTTTAACTGGGATAGGAAATCGCCAAGCAAATTTCGACTATTTTTTTAGAAACAATCCTTTCAACTCAGGTTATGCAATTTTTGCTGGGCTACAGGACATGCTCGAATTAATTAGTGAATTTACATACAACAATGGAGCAATTGATTTTTTACACAAACATGGATTCAAAAATGAATTTCTTGATTACTTAAAAAATTTCAAATTTTCCGGTAACATTTTTTCCGTGCCTGAAGGTGAAATCGTTTTCCCAAACGAACCATTGATTAGAGTTGAAGGTAGTATAATTGAAACTCAACTTCTCGAATCGATTATTTTAAATGTAATTAATTTCGAATCTCTTATTGCAACAAAAGCAAGGAGACTTAGATACTCAGCTGGCAAAAGAAAATTAGCTGACTTTGGTTTAAGGCGTGCTCAAGGATTTGCAGCTCTATTTGCCAGCAAAGCTGCAATTATTGGCGGAATGGATAACACATCAAATGTTTACAGTGCATTTATTTATGATTTAATTCCTACCGGTACCCAAGCTCATTCATGGATACAAAGCTTTGGGGACGAGCTCACAGCTTTCCGAAAATTTGCAGAACTCTACCCAGATAATTGCGTCTTGCTGGTCGATACTTACGATACTCTAAAAAGCGGCATCCCAAACGCAATCAAAATTGCTAAAGAAATGGAACAAAATGGACACAAACTTTCGGCAGTAAGATTAGATAGCGGCGACTTAGCTTATCTCTCGAAAAAAGCGCGTAAAATGCTTGACGAAGCCGAACTAAACTATGTTAAAATAATTGCTTCAAATCAACTGGATGAATATTTAATTAAAAGTCTTATTGAGCAAGGAGCACCAATTGATGCATTTGGAGTCGGTACAAATTTAATTACAGGCCAAAAAGACGCTGCTTTAGACGGTGTTTACAAGATAAGCACGATTAATAATAATCCAACTATCAAACTTTCAGAAGACGTTAGCAAGATAACACTGCCCGGCATAAAGAAAATTTATCGATACTTTAACGGTGAAAATAAATTCTATGCCGACTGCATAGCTTTGGAAAACGAAACTGATATCGACGTTATGCTTCATCCGCACGATATCTACAAAAAGTGCAAACTAAAAGATTTGCACTATGAATCTCTAACCGCACAGGTTTTCAAAAACGGAGCTCCATCAATAAACTTCAAATCAGTTAAAGAAATCGCAGCATATTCAGAGTATCGTTTCTCTCTTCTTCCAGATGAACATAAGAGATTTGAATTTCCGCATATTTATAAAGTCGGCTTGAGTCCTAATTTAAAACAATTACGCGATGAATTGATTACAAAAATGAAAGGAGGTGTCTGA
- a CDS encoding FAD-binding oxidoreductase, whose protein sequence is MAEHKLKILDTKNLTHDVKSLKVEKPKGYSFIPGQATDVAINKPKLAEQKRSFTFTSLNEWDYLEFTIKIYNDHNGVTKEIGKLKPGDELIIDDPWGAISYKGEGYFIAGGAGVTPFIAILRELNSKNQLGNNKLIFANKTEADIIHKDEFEKMLGKNFINILSHQKSDKYHYGFITEEFLKSVVNDFNKMFYLCGPPPMMNALEKIFDNLGIPDNQIIKEEF, encoded by the coding sequence ATGGCAGAACATAAGTTAAAAATTCTTGATACAAAAAACCTTACACACGATGTAAAATCATTAAAGGTAGAAAAACCTAAAGGATACAGTTTTATTCCCGGTCAAGCAACAGATGTTGCAATAAATAAACCTAAATTGGCAGAACAAAAACGTTCCTTTACATTTACATCGCTTAATGAGTGGGATTATCTTGAGTTTACAATAAAAATTTATAATGACCACAATGGTGTGACAAAAGAAATCGGGAAACTGAAACCGGGTGATGAACTAATTATTGATGATCCCTGGGGCGCAATCAGTTACAAAGGTGAAGGATATTTTATCGCCGGCGGAGCCGGTGTAACTCCTTTTATTGCAATCCTTCGGGAACTGAATTCTAAAAATCAACTTGGGAATAATAAACTGATTTTTGCAAATAAAACCGAGGCTGATATAATACACAAAGATGAATTCGAAAAAATGCTTGGCAAAAATTTTATAAATATTTTATCACATCAAAAATCCGACAAGTATCATTACGGATTTATTACTGAAGAATTCCTTAAATCAGTTGTCAATGATTTTAATAAGATGTTTTATTTATGTGGCCCACCGCCTATGATGAATGCATTGGAAAAAATATTTGATAATCTCGGTATTCCAGACAACCAAATTATTAAAGAAGAATTTTAA
- a CDS encoding carboxymuconolactone decarboxylase family protein, with product MRLRWSKTLPEGYKAMLGLQKVVDQSKIDHKLLELVKIRASQINGCAHCLEMHTKDALALGENDQRIYLLSAWREAPFYSERERAALAWCEALTNLPQSGAPDEVYAEAEKLFTPKELVELTLAIVAINSWNRLAVGFRSEVGNYVSRYKKSK from the coding sequence ATGCGATTACGTTGGTCTAAAACCTTACCCGAAGGTTATAAAGCTATGCTTGGTTTACAGAAAGTTGTAGATCAAAGTAAGATAGACCATAAACTTTTAGAACTAGTAAAAATCAGAGCATCACAAATTAATGGCTGCGCCCATTGCCTTGAAATGCATACTAAAGATGCATTGGCGCTTGGCGAAAACGACCAAAGAATTTATTTACTTTCTGCCTGGCGCGAAGCTCCTTTTTATTCCGAACGCGAAAGAGCTGCTCTCGCCTGGTGTGAAGCATTAACAAATTTACCGCAATCAGGGGCACCTGATGAAGTGTATGCGGAAGCTGAAAAGTTATTCACCCCAAAAGAACTTGTAGAATTAACTCTGGCAATCGTAGCAATAAATAGTTGGAATAGACTTGCAGTTGGTTTTAGATCTGAAGTCGGAAATTATGTTTCCAGATATAAAAAAAGTAAATGA
- a CDS encoding cytochrome c, with product MSNLWDQQQNKIEVYLDDNKEPIAVYSPPARFELDTTTLDDGEHKLTVIAYSEDGKKSVRDVKFIVRNGPGITIQGLKENDIVEGKISLLVNAYGASAKEKWEPTTAETPSPIPSWIWVLFILIVAWSMFYFINQWNPPEEFANTPTYKKPQITEVTKEASQNLTAINGADIYRKSCSSCHQENGQGLTNVFPPLMSDDVVKAKDPTEHIRIVLFGLQGKVINGIKYSTPMPAWADQLSDEEVAAVVNHERTSWGNNAQLVQAKDVRKVRENRK from the coding sequence TTGAGTAATCTTTGGGACCAACAACAAAACAAAATTGAAGTTTACTTGGACGATAATAAAGAACCAATCGCTGTTTACAGTCCGCCTGCAAGATTTGAATTAGACACAACCACACTTGATGATGGCGAACATAAGCTTACAGTAATTGCTTATAGTGAAGATGGAAAGAAATCTGTAAGAGATGTAAAGTTTATTGTACGCAATGGTCCAGGAATTACAATACAGGGCTTAAAAGAAAACGATATTGTTGAAGGAAAAATTTCCCTTTTAGTCAACGCTTACGGTGCATCAGCAAAAGAAAAATGGGAGCCAACAACAGCTGAAACCCCCTCCCCCATTCCAAGCTGGATTTGGGTTTTATTCATTCTAATTGTTGCCTGGTCGATGTTTTATTTTATCAATCAATGGAATCCTCCGGAAGAATTTGCGAATACACCAACATATAAAAAACCGCAAATTACAGAAGTAACAAAAGAAGCCTCACAAAATCTTACTGCAATTAATGGAGCAGATATTTATAGAAAAAGCTGCTCAAGTTGTCATCAGGAAAATGGACAGGGATTAACAAATGTGTTTCCGCCACTGATGAGTGATGATGTAGTTAAAGCAAAAGATCCTACTGAGCATATTCGGATTGTATTGTTTGGATTGCAAGGTAAGGTAATAAACGGAATTAAATATTCCACGCCAATGCCAGCCTGGGCTGATCAGCTATCGGATGAAGAAGTTGCAGCAGTGGTAAATCATGAAAGAACAAGCTGGGGAAATAATGCACAGCTTGTACAAGCAAAAGATGTGCGAAAGGTAAGAGAAAATCGCAAATGA
- a CDS encoding cbb3-type cytochrome c oxidase subunit II, translating into MKLNFSENHKLLFSVVFFGFVALSILIAIIPAIEVNSNDPMCGVNTLTPAQFRGLKIYVSEGCLYCHTQQVRPLPLDKVFGRPSSPFDYSYLTPLDQIRMTPAVLGSERTGPDLSNIGNRQPSEIWHHIHLYNPRAVVKSSIMQAYPWLYEIKENPDSNDLVIPVPAEYAPKNGKVVATQKAKDLVAYLLFLKQKPIEGISQVEESSSKNLTAANRGAQLYNTNCASCHQQNGEGIPMTFPPLKNSATVNSENIDKHIRTVLFGLKGEAINGIVYPSEMPAQKDNLTDEQIADIINYERSSWGNNGKKITADDVKKIRAEGK; encoded by the coding sequence ATGAAATTAAATTTTAGTGAAAATCATAAACTACTGTTTAGTGTCGTTTTCTTTGGATTTGTTGCATTATCAATTTTAATTGCAATTATTCCCGCTATTGAAGTTAACTCAAACGATCCAATGTGCGGTGTAAATACATTAACCCCAGCTCAATTTAGAGGATTAAAAATTTATGTTTCGGAAGGATGTTTATACTGCCACACTCAACAAGTACGACCACTACCACTCGATAAAGTATTTGGAAGACCATCTTCCCCATTTGATTATTCTTACTTAACTCCACTTGATCAAATCAGAATGACCCCAGCAGTTTTAGGAAGTGAAAGAACAGGACCGGATTTAAGCAATATTGGTAATCGTCAACCAAGTGAAATTTGGCATCACATTCATCTATATAATCCTAGAGCTGTTGTTAAATCATCAATTATGCAAGCATATCCTTGGCTTTATGAAATAAAGGAAAATCCTGATTCAAATGATTTGGTAATTCCTGTCCCAGCTGAATATGCCCCTAAAAATGGAAAGGTTGTAGCAACTCAGAAGGCGAAAGATCTTGTGGCTTATCTTTTATTTCTAAAACAGAAGCCGATTGAAGGGATAAGTCAAGTTGAAGAATCATCAAGTAAAAATTTAACAGCAGCCAATAGAGGCGCACAGCTATATAATACAAATTGTGCAAGCTGCCATCAGCAAAATGGGGAAGGAATTCCAATGACATTTCCGCCGCTGAAAAATTCTGCAACTGTTAATTCAGAAAATATTGATAAACATATCAGAACAGTTTTGTTTGGGTTGAAAGGTGAAGCAATAAATGGAATTGTGTACCCTTCAGAAATGCCGGCTCAGAAAGATAATTTAACCGATGAACAAATTGCAGACATTATAAATTACGAACGAAGCAGCTGGGGAAATAACGGTAAAAAAATTACTGCTGATGATGTGAAGAAAATAAGAGCGGAGGGAAAATGA
- a CDS encoding cbb3-type cytochrome c oxidase subunit I encodes MAVERPIAPTKVKIDDLINEDDRLTKLIYSYLVSATVWLIFGTFVGLYLAIRFIYPDFGVAQWLSFGRLRPIHTNVVFWGWTSLAMIALALYVIPRTSQRPLFSISLARRALFVINASILVGVIYLFMGYNNGGQEYREFIWPAMMLFALGVISHTLNFYKTIALRGTKEIYISNWYILAAFLWTIVVIVIAYIPWYQNALGETVIQGYYMHMGVGMWFTPLVLGLTYYFLPMLLNKPIYSYSLGVLAFWTQMVFYSLIGAHHFVFAPIPWWLQTVAIVFSVGMVITLTAGTGNFLLTMKGSFRKVARSYSLPFILVGVIFYFLASAQGSLEALREFNQYWHFTNYTIAHSHLTMYGFVVFLIWGGIYALLPRLTGKEPSHLLIGIHFWFALLGLLIYGFALMIGGTMQGKSWIEGLPFIHSVELMIPYWIWRAVGGTFMFISHIIFAYNLYKMKPLTHLHKKVDLAGEQI; translated from the coding sequence ATGGCTGTTGAAAGACCAATTGCACCAACAAAAGTTAAAATTGATGATTTAATAAATGAAGACGACCGTCTAACTAAACTTATCTACTCTTATCTTGTTTCAGCAACTGTGTGGCTTATATTTGGAACTTTTGTTGGCTTGTATCTGGCTATCAGGTTTATATACCCCGATTTTGGAGTTGCGCAATGGCTTTCCTTTGGAAGGTTAAGACCAATTCACACTAATGTTGTTTTCTGGGGATGGACTTCTCTTGCTATGATAGCATTAGCTTTATATGTTATTCCAAGAACTAGCCAAAGACCATTGTTTAGTATCTCACTTGCAAGAAGAGCTCTTTTTGTAATAAATGCTTCAATTTTAGTTGGAGTAATCTATTTATTTATGGGTTATAACAACGGTGGTCAAGAATATCGCGAGTTCATTTGGCCTGCTATGATGCTTTTTGCTCTCGGAGTAATTTCTCACACATTAAATTTTTATAAAACAATTGCTCTAAGGGGAACAAAAGAAATTTATATTTCAAACTGGTATATACTCGCTGCTTTTTTGTGGACAATAGTTGTTATTGTTATTGCTTACATTCCTTGGTACCAGAATGCTCTTGGTGAAACGGTGATTCAAGGCTACTATATGCATATGGGTGTTGGGATGTGGTTTACTCCTTTGGTATTAGGATTAACTTATTATTTTCTTCCGATGTTATTAAACAAACCAATTTACTCTTATTCACTTGGTGTGCTGGCATTCTGGACGCAAATGGTTTTCTATTCTCTAATTGGTGCTCATCATTTTGTATTTGCACCAATTCCATGGTGGCTTCAAACAGTTGCAATTGTTTTTAGTGTTGGTATGGTAATTACTTTAACTGCCGGAACAGGAAACTTCCTTTTAACTATGAAAGGCAGTTTCAGAAAAGTTGCCCGAAGTTATTCTTTGCCATTTATCCTTGTTGGAGTAATATTTTATTTTCTTGCATCGGCTCAAGGTTCCTTAGAAGCTTTAAGAGAATTTAATCAGTACTGGCATTTTACAAATTACACTATCGCCCATTCTCACTTAACAATGTACGGCTTTGTTGTATTTTTAATTTGGGGCGGTATTTATGCTTTATTACCAAGATTAACCGGAAAAGAACCATCACACTTATTGATTGGAATACATTTCTGGTTTGCACTTCTGGGATTGCTTATTTACGGATTTGCTTTAATGATTGGCGGAACTATGCAGGGTAAAAGCTGGATTGAAGGTTTGCCTTTTATTCATTCAGTAGAATTGATGATACCTTATTGGATTTGGCGGGCTGTTGGCGGAACTTTTATGTTTATTTCACATATCATTTTTGCATATAATTTGTATAAGATGAAACCATTGACACATTTACATAAAAAAGTTGATTTAGCAGGTGAACAAATATGA
- the ric gene encoding iron-sulfur cluster repair di-iron protein, protein MNDFDNKTIAEIVAEDYRAAKIFESYKIDFCCNGNKKFDTAVKEKNIDPQKIITELTSLQKDNNNNAVDFKSWPLDLLADYIEKKHHRYIEERTPEIKEYLAKLCQVHGNNHPELFEINDLFNQSAGQLAMHMKKEELILFPYIRKIAAAKQKNEKVNPPQFGSVENPISAMMIEHDVEGERFKKINELSNNYIVPDDGCNTYQLTYSLLKEFEEDLHIHIHLENNILFPSALKLEKEMTAE, encoded by the coding sequence ATGAATGACTTCGATAACAAAACCATAGCAGAGATAGTTGCTGAGGACTATAGAGCTGCAAAAATTTTCGAATCTTATAAAATAGATTTTTGTTGTAATGGCAATAAAAAATTCGACACCGCAGTAAAAGAAAAAAATATAGACCCTCAAAAAATTATTACTGAACTTACTTCACTGCAAAAAGATAATAACAACAATGCAGTTGATTTCAAGTCATGGCCTCTTGATTTGCTTGCAGATTATATCGAGAAAAAACATCATCGTTATATTGAGGAAAGAACCCCCGAAATAAAAGAATACCTTGCAAAACTATGTCAAGTACACGGCAATAATCATCCCGAACTGTTTGAAATAAATGATCTGTTTAATCAATCTGCCGGTCAGCTGGCAATGCACATGAAAAAAGAAGAACTGATTTTATTTCCATACATTAGAAAAATTGCCGCTGCTAAGCAAAAAAATGAAAAGGTAAATCCGCCACAATTTGGCTCGGTAGAAAATCCCATTAGCGCAATGATGATTGAGCATGATGTTGAAGGAGAGCGTTTTAAAAAAATTAATGAACTATCTAACAATTATATTGTACCAGATGATGGCTGCAATACTTATCAATTAACTTATTCTTTACTTAAAGAATTTGAAGAAGATTTGCACATTCATATTCATTTAGAAAATAATATTCTTTTCCCAAGTGCACTCAAGCTTGAAAAAGAAATGACTGCTGAATGA
- a CDS encoding NAD(P)/FAD-dependent oxidoreductase, with the protein MKKYIEDFTNDFMFIQYKGNEHIIARQFFRETFNELIPKYFEPKKSYPQIKAPNLINDPILKNIVVIGAGYGGLTAALRLERLFKKHPFFQVHLIDKHPFHTIKTQLHEAAVRKTEVSIPLYKILKNRNIQFHLGEVNDIDTENRTVQIDERLLNYQFLVIAIGSKVNYYNIPGMAEHSFALQTLYDAEKIYEHISSVCALSASEKDENKIKENLRFVIGGGGLSGVEFAGELADHVLKCITDYNVNKSNVEIILIEAANRLVPFMNEEFSEKIKQRLTDKGVKILLNSKIIKRTEDEIFLENGTAIKTRNFIWTGGIRVSDLLKREGLKTGPAGRLIVNQYLQAEDNKYVYAIGDSANAINPVTGKPVPAAAQFALQQGRLVAENIYAEIFGKPKKVYYPKVLGEVVSLGKHLAIGWLALPILKKVTFVGFLGRLLKTAIREKHIILLRKESRNWITY; encoded by the coding sequence ATGAAAAAATATATTGAAGATTTTACAAATGATTTTATGTTTATCCAATACAAGGGAAATGAACATATTATCGCAAGACAATTCTTCCGAGAAACATTTAACGAGCTTATCCCAAAATATTTTGAACCAAAAAAATCATATCCGCAAATAAAAGCACCCAACTTAATTAACGACCCCATACTGAAAAACATTGTTGTTATCGGTGCTGGTTACGGCGGACTTACAGCCGCACTTCGACTCGAAAGATTATTTAAAAAACATCCATTCTTTCAAGTTCATTTAATAGATAAACATCCATTTCATACTATTAAGACTCAACTCCACGAGGCGGCGGTACGTAAAACCGAAGTTTCAATTCCACTCTACAAAATTTTAAAGAATAGAAATATTCAATTTCATTTGGGAGAGGTAAATGATATTGATACCGAAAATAGGACAGTTCAGATTGACGAGAGGTTGCTGAACTACCAATTTTTAGTAATTGCAATCGGAAGCAAAGTAAATTACTACAATATTCCCGGTATGGCAGAGCATTCATTTGCATTGCAAACTTTATACGATGCAGAAAAAATTTACGAGCATATATCTTCTGTATGTGCACTATCGGCATCAGAAAAAGATGAAAATAAGATAAAAGAAAATCTTCGATTTGTTATTGGCGGAGGTGGTCTTTCAGGAGTTGAGTTTGCTGGTGAACTTGCAGACCATGTTTTAAAATGTATAACTGACTATAATGTTAATAAAAGCAATGTTGAAATTATTTTAATCGAAGCCGCTAATAGATTAGTCCCATTTATGAACGAGGAATTTTCTGAAAAAATAAAACAACGCTTGACTGATAAAGGCGTAAAAATTCTGTTGAATTCAAAAATTATTAAACGAACTGAAGATGAAATCTTTTTAGAAAATGGTACAGCAATTAAAACAAGAAATTTTATTTGGACCGGCGGAATTAGAGTATCAGATTTATTAAAGCGAGAAGGATTAAAAACCGGCCCTGCTGGCAGACTAATTGTTAACCAATACTTACAAGCAGAAGATAATAAATATGTCTATGCTATTGGTGACAGCGCTAATGCAATTAATCCTGTTACAGGCAAACCGGTTCCTGCTGCTGCTCAATTTGCCTTGCAGCAAGGAAGGTTAGTTGCAGAAAATATTTATGCTGAAATTTTTGGCAAACCTAAAAAAGTATATTACCCAAAAGTATTGGGCGAGGTTGTTAGTCTTGGTAAGCATCTTGCAATTGGCTGGTTAGCTCTTCCGATCTTAAAGAAAGTAACATTTGTAGGATTTCTTGGAAGATTACTAAAAACTGCAATCAGAGAAAAACATATTATTCTTTTAAGAAAGGAAAGCAGAAATTGGATTACATATTAA
- a CDS encoding 4Fe-4S binding protein: protein MKAIITDECINCSACAVECPTEAIYQPGKKWQLGKKSFEPISNDHFFIVLEICNSCVGLDNIKCIAICPMDAIKIV, encoded by the coding sequence ATGAAAGCTATAATAACTGATGAGTGTATAAATTGCAGTGCCTGTGCTGTTGAATGCCCAACAGAAGCTATTTATCAACCAGGTAAAAAATGGCAGTTGGGGAAAAAATCTTTTGAACCAATTTCTAATGACCACTTTTTTATCGTCCTAGAAATATGCAACAGCTGCGTTGGACTTGACAATATAAAATGTATTGCTATTTGCCCAATGGATGCTATAAAAATAGTGTAG
- a CDS encoding metal-sulfur cluster assembly factor has translation MDEKEKILNILRHVIDPEIGINIVDLGLVYDIDISEKEITVTMTLTTPGCPMHGSMPEWVHNMISLYAPDKKVNVNLVWEPKWSPEKMSDAAKEQLGM, from the coding sequence ATGGATGAGAAAGAAAAAATACTTAACATACTAAGACATGTTATAGATCCAGAGATTGGTATTAACATTGTTGATTTGGGTCTAGTTTACGATATTGATATTTCCGAAAAGGAAATTACTGTGACAATGACTCTTACAACTCCAGGCTGCCCTATGCATGGAAGCATGCCAGAATGGGTTCATAATATGATTTCACTTTATGCACCGGACAAGAAGGTAAATGTTAATTTAGTTTGGGAACCAAAATGGTCACCAGAAAAAATGTCTGATGCAGCTAAAGAGCAATTAGGAATGTAA
- a CDS encoding cbb3-type cytochrome c oxidase subunit I, producing the protein MNQTGNIASAYSPPFKIVAKYFIAGIIAFILLNLLLLFNYEDIGGHHFQPKILSITHIATLGWITMIIFGAMFQLVPVILEVKLFSSKLAEIQFWIFAAGIIGLVYKFWHFNSALSFTAPAILINLAMYIFIFNIIATMKSVRTWNLTGTYLAAALFYLFVTAVAGLLLAANLDHPYIRINHLQYLNLHAHVAFIGWVSMVVMGVTYKLIPMFTLSHNFKLTLAKIAFVLINIGLLGISTIMHYSETTIFYYIFVPLIAVGIILFLFQVLEIFKKRIRKKFDVGIKFSSFAYIILGITTLLGTVIAFIDYQSIINLTLIYGYIIIFGYLSMLIVGQMYKIVPFLVWYHKYSSKVGFENVPMLKDMFNEKIALIEFYFMMTGLILATISFSFQINQLLLVSFFLMLISSVIFATNMIKIFWS; encoded by the coding sequence ATGAATCAAACCGGTAACATTGCGTCTGCATACTCACCACCTTTTAAGATTGTTGCAAAATATTTTATTGCCGGCATAATTGCTTTTATACTACTTAATTTACTTCTTTTATTTAACTATGAAGATATCGGCGGACATCATTTTCAACCCAAAATTCTTTCAATTACACACATTGCAACTTTGGGTTGGATTACAATGATTATCTTCGGCGCTATGTTTCAGCTTGTTCCGGTAATACTGGAAGTAAAATTGTTCAGTTCCAAATTAGCTGAAATCCAATTCTGGATTTTCGCTGCGGGTATAATCGGTTTGGTTTACAAGTTCTGGCATTTTAATTCTGCTTTAAGTTTTACCGCTCCAGCAATTCTTATTAATCTTGCAATGTACATTTTTATATTTAATATCATTGCCACAATGAAAAGTGTTAGGACATGGAATTTAACTGGGACGTATTTAGCGGCTGCATTATTTTACCTTTTTGTGACAGCAGTAGCTGGCTTATTATTAGCTGCAAATCTTGACCATCCTTATATTAGAATAAATCATCTTCAGTATTTAAATCTTCATGCCCACGTTGCATTTATAGGCTGGGTTTCTATGGTGGTAATGGGAGTAACATATAAATTAATCCCGATGTTCACCCTTTCTCACAATTTCAAATTGACACTGGCAAAAATTGCTTTTGTACTTATTAATATTGGCTTACTTGGTATTTCAACTATAATGCATTACAGTGAAACAACAATATTTTATTATATCTTTGTACCACTAATTGCTGTTGGTATTATTTTATTTCTATTCCAAGTTTTAGAGATTTTCAAAAAAAGAATTAGAAAGAAATTTGATGTGGGTATTAAATTTTCTTCTTTCGCTTATATTATCTTAGGTATTACTACTTTATTAGGCACTGTAATTGCTTTTATAGACTATCAAAGTATTATCAATCTTACATTAATCTATGGTTATATTATAATTTTTGGCTACCTTTCAATGCTGATAGTTGGACAAATGTACAAGATAGTTCCCTTTCTTGTCTGGTATCATAAATACAGCAGCAAAGTAGGTTTTGAAAATGTCCCAATGTTAAAAGATATGTTCAATGAGAAAATTGCATTAATTGAATTTTATTTTATGATGACCGGCTTAATATTAGCTACTATTTCATTTTCATTCCAAATTAATCAGTTATTATTAGTCTCATTTTTTTTGATGCTAATTAGTTCTGTAATTTTTGCAACAAACATGATTAAGATATTCTGGAGTTAA
- a CDS encoding DUF2249 domain-containing protein, with protein MITKEMKISEVLSAYPQTLNIFVSVSPHFKKLNNKILRKALASRVTVEQAASIANVDLNTLLFELNKSIQNSFESIKSSAKDLQSNATIIQKPKFFDEINPDKILKLDVRPIIDSGKDPFMDIMTKINELKDDEILLILNSFEPIPLYSVLGKKGFEHWTEKERNLFKVYFYRGQGKNQNEIPKEQRPSLQETDFKKMIELDVRDLVPPEPMMKILETLSKIDENTVLLVHHHREPMMLYPKLEERGYEAISNKIEENYYKVIITKKRN; from the coding sequence ATGATTACCAAAGAAATGAAAATATCGGAAGTACTTTCTGCGTACCCACAAACGCTAAATATTTTTGTGAGTGTTAGTCCACATTTTAAAAAGTTAAACAACAAAATTCTCAGAAAAGCATTAGCTAGCAGAGTAACTGTTGAACAAGCCGCATCAATTGCTAATGTGGACTTAAACACACTTCTTTTTGAATTAAATAAGTCAATTCAAAATTCATTCGAATCTATTAAAAGTTCTGCTAAAGATTTACAAAGTAATGCTACCATTATCCAAAAACCAAAATTTTTTGATGAAATTAATCCTGATAAAATCCTTAAGCTTGATGTTCGTCCTATTATTGACTCAGGGAAAGATCCTTTCATGGATATTATGACAAAAATAAATGAATTGAAAGATGATGAAATACTCTTAATCCTAAATTCTTTTGAACCCATACCCCTTTATTCTGTCCTTGGCAAAAAAGGATTTGAGCATTGGACCGAAAAAGAAAGAAATTTATTTAAAGTATACTTTTACAGAGGCCAAGGAAAAAATCAAAATGAAATTCCTAAAGAACAGAGGCCATCATTACAAGAAACTGATTTTAAAAAAATGATTGAGTTAGATGTAAGAGATCTTGTTCCGCCTGAACCAATGATGAAAATACTTGAAACTCTATCAAAAATAGATGAAAATACTGTACTTCTTGTGCATCATCATCGTGAACCTATGATGCTTTATCCAAAATTAGAAGAAAGAGGTTACGAAGCAATTTCCAATAAAATAGAAGAAAACTATTATAAAGTAATTATTACTAAAAAAAGAAATTAA